The Nitrospira sp. sequence TCTAGGAGGTTCTCGTGCGGAGTAGGCGGTATCACACTCTGGTCGAGTGTACGAGTCGGTGTCGCTGCGCTCTCAGCTGACCGGATCTGTGGTGGAGCTGGAGGTGGCGCGACAGGTTCCATGGTTTCTGCGAGTTGCACAGTTGGTGGCGGCATGACAGGCTTCAGAAACAGGTGGTACCCAACCAGCAGGGCCAGCCCCAATCCAAGCGGCGTGAGAATGTGTGTAATGTTCCGGCGGTACATGGGCGCTTGACCACGAGTGTAGCACCCTAAGAAAAGGTGACCAAGCATTCGAGCAAAAACCGTCGGTGGATCCCGACATGCCGTTTGAGCGGTTCATTGAGAGCCGGAAGGCACTATGTTACGATTCCGTACCGTATGCAGGGTGGTCCTACAGGATTGGGTCCGCACACATCGTTTCAGGAGTTGTTAGAACGCATCGCGCGACCAATCGAGTTCGCGAGCCGGGATGATTGCGCCCATTTGAAGACGGTTTCAAATCTGGGCGTTTTCATCTTCACGCAAGTCTTTTCAGCCCTTCGGCAAGAAACCTACCCCAAAGCCATTGAAGCTCGCCTGATTTCGTTGCGAGACCTGTTCGTCGATTTTCTGCCGGCGTTACCTCTCGACGAACAACGTCGACGATTGCGGACGGCTATGCTGCTCATCAAGGCACTCCGAGTGGCCGGTCGGCCGCAGCCCGTCCATTCCAATGATTCGTCGGCACAATCTTTCCGCGGTTCTGAACTGGCAGGTGTGAGGCGTCCTGATCTCTGGAACCTGGCGGTTCGGTTCGTCAAAGGTGTTGGACCCAAGCGCACCCATCTTCTCCAACGGTTACGTATTCAGACGGTAGAGGATGCGCTATGGACCATCCCTTGGCGCTATGAGGATCGTTCAGTAATGACCCCGATCGGGAACCTCGTCCCTGGAATGGTAGCGTCGATTTGCGGGACGGTCGAAAAATGCGACGCGAAACGAACCAGAAATAGACGGTTGAGCGTGCTTGACGTCGGTGTCGAGGATCAGTCCGGGCGAATGCAGGTGGTCTTTTTCAATCAACCGTATCTGGAAGATATTCTGACGGTTGGGACTCGTGTGATGATGAGCGGGCGGGTGATTGCCGGTCGTCAGGGATGGATGGTGCCCCGACTGGATGTGGCCCAATACGAGATCATTGGAGAAGATGCCGAATCGACATTGCATGTCGGACGAATCGTCCCCATTTATCATGAAACCAAAGGATGGACCTCTCGTCAAATGCGGGTGTTGGTGAGGAGCCTGTTGGCAGACCATGGGCTTGAGCTCCGTGACCATTTACCGGTGCCTCTTCGGGCGCGTCAACGGTTGATTCCGATTCATGAAGCGCTGCAGAACGTCCATTTCCCAATGACCGGCACAGACCCTCAGTTGCTTGAACGAGGGAAGACGTCAGCACATCGGCGATTGGCGTTCGAGGAACTCCTGCTTCTCCAGATGGCGTTAGCGACGAGACGTCGATTGATGCATGATGAGCCAAAGGAACTGCGATTCAACCCGCGGACCCCGCTTGTAGAGAAGCTAGGGCGCCTGTTGCCCTTTCGCCTCACGACGGCGCAGGATCGTGTCATTCGTGAAATATTTCGAGACATGATCTCGATGCAGCCGATGAATCGTTTGGTGCAAGGAGATGTGGGGTCTGGGAAGACAGCGGTCGCCTTACACGCCATCGTGATGGCTTGCGGATCAGGCTATCAAGCGGCCCTCATGGCACCGACGGAAATTCTTGCCGAGCAGCACTATCGAAACCTTTCCGGAACACTTCAGGCCTTGGGCCTTCAAACGATCCTCGTGCGCGGGGGAGAGAAGGCTTCGGTGAAGCGGGTACAAGCTGAACAGCTGGCCACAGGTAAAATTCAGGTGGCCATCGGTACCCATGCTCTCATTCAACAGGGCGTGAAATTCAACAGCTTGGGTTTGGCGGTGGTCGATGAGCAGCACAAGTTCGGTGTGCTGCAACGGAAGACTCTGATCGATAAGGGCTATCACCCTGATGTCCTCGTGCTGACGGCCACTCCTATTCCGAGGACGTTGGCCATGACGGTGTATGGCGATCTTGATGTATCGGTGATTGATGTGCTGCCGCCGGGACGAAAGCCCGTGCGCACGTTTCTATTCGGTGAGAGCCACCGGCGGCGAGCCTATCAGATCTTGCGAGATGAACTCCGCAACAAAAGACAGGCATATGTGGTCTATCCGCTTGTGGAGGAATCGGAAAAGACCGACCTCCAGGCAGCGATTCAGGGCGTCGAACAGTTGCGGAACGGAGAATTTTCTGAATTCAGCGTTGGCCTGCTGCATGGACGTATGAAGGCAGCTGAGAAGGAAAAAGTGATGGCGGACTTCAAGGCCGGCAACATCCAGTTGTTGGTGGCGACAACCGTGATCGAGGTCGGCGTTGATGTACCCAATGCGACCATGATGATGATCGAACATGCCGAGCGATTTGGTCTTGCGCAGTTGCATCAATTACGTGGCAGGGTGGGACGGGGCAGCCATCAATCCTATTGCCTGTTGATGGCGGCGAATCTGGGGCCTAGAAAGACCCAGTTGGGACGACATTCAGGTGACAATCACGAGTCAGTGTCCACGGCAAGGGAGCGTTTGGAAGCGCTCGTCCGGTCCAACGATGGCTTTGTGATTGCCGAGGACGATCTGCGGATCAGAGGGCCGGGGGAGTTCTTTGGATTGCGCCAATGGGGGATGCCGGAATTTCGTGTAGCCAATCTGGTCCGAGACGGTGATTTGTTGCAGCAGGCCAGGCAAGAGGCGTTTTCATTACTGAAAGCGGATCCAGGCCTGAAAGAGCAGGCGCACGAAGAATTGCGTGAGGCGATGTTACGAAAATGGGAGAAGAAGCTCGAACTGGGTTCGATCAGCTAAGGCATCTATGGGACTTCTACAGCGATTGAAAGACGACTTACGCTCGGGAATCGCTACTCTTCGACTGGGAACCGTCCACGCAGCAGGTCGTGCCTTGGAAGAGACGGAACTGCTCCGGATGAGGCTGGAACTCCGCAAGCTTGACCAGCAGCTCTCAGATCTCTTCAAAGACATCGGTGAGCGGGCCGTCGACATGAAGGAACGTGGCGAAACGGCGGAACGTGTTGTCTATGATGCCGAGATCGTACGCCTTGTGAAGGAGGTGCAGGAGCTCAAGGAGTCGAGAATGAAGCTGGAAGCTGAGATGGATGAGATTCGGAACGAGCAATGACGGCGTCGTCTCGTCGCACATTCCGCTTGGCTGGTATCGACATTGGTACATTGACCTGCCGACTTCTTATCGCTGACTCGTCTCACGGCGCTCCTCTCAAAGAACTTCGATCAGACCGGCGCATCCTTCGCCTTGGGGAAGGCGTCGATCAAACCAAACGACTCAGCTCTGCCGCTATGGATCGGGTCATCGACTGTCTCTGTGAGTGGCGGAATGTCATTGATGGCTATCATGTCGAAGGATCTTCGGTCGTGGCGACGAGCGCCGTCCGAGACGCCTCGAATCGAGACGAGTTCCTTCAGCGAGTCACACGAGAGGCAGGGTTCGAGGTAGAAATCATTGCGGGGGACGAAGAGGCCCGGCGGACGTTGCTCGGCATTCGATCCGGTTTGCCGACCGGAGTAACGGACATTCTCGCGTTGGACATCGGTGGCGGCAGCACGGAATTTATCCTGGATCGACCCGGACAGCCCTCAACCGTCCGCTCCATCGATATCGGGGTAGTCAGATTATGCGAGCGGATGCTGCATCACGATCCGCCGACGGCAGAAGAAATACAACGCGCTGGTCATTGGATACAAAGGGAAACCGAGGTTGCGGTTGCCGAGATGTCGCGACCTGCGGGGCTCACGTTTGTCGGGACGGCTGGAACCATTACGTCGCTCGCCGCGATGGCGCAGCAGTTACCATTCTATGAGTCGGCGAGAATCCACAACTATGTGCTAAAGCTCGAAACCATTCGAGAACTGGAGCACACCCTTCTCAGTAGAACAAAGGCGGAGCGAGTTGGCTTGCCTGGACTGGAGAAGAACCGCGAAGAAGTCATTGCCGCTGGGGCAATCATTATCCGAACGATCATGGAGACGCTGGGGCAACAAGCGTGTCTAGTGAGCGATTTGGGGTTGAG is a genomic window containing:
- the recG gene encoding ATP-dependent DNA helicase RecG, with the translated sequence MQGGPTGLGPHTSFQELLERIARPIEFASRDDCAHLKTVSNLGVFIFTQVFSALRQETYPKAIEARLISLRDLFVDFLPALPLDEQRRRLRTAMLLIKALRVAGRPQPVHSNDSSAQSFRGSELAGVRRPDLWNLAVRFVKGVGPKRTHLLQRLRIQTVEDALWTIPWRYEDRSVMTPIGNLVPGMVASICGTVEKCDAKRTRNRRLSVLDVGVEDQSGRMQVVFFNQPYLEDILTVGTRVMMSGRVIAGRQGWMVPRLDVAQYEIIGEDAESTLHVGRIVPIYHETKGWTSRQMRVLVRSLLADHGLELRDHLPVPLRARQRLIPIHEALQNVHFPMTGTDPQLLERGKTSAHRRLAFEELLLLQMALATRRRLMHDEPKELRFNPRTPLVEKLGRLLPFRLTTAQDRVIREIFRDMISMQPMNRLVQGDVGSGKTAVALHAIVMACGSGYQAALMAPTEILAEQHYRNLSGTLQALGLQTILVRGGEKASVKRVQAEQLATGKIQVAIGTHALIQQGVKFNSLGLAVVDEQHKFGVLQRKTLIDKGYHPDVLVLTATPIPRTLAMTVYGDLDVSVIDVLPPGRKPVRTFLFGESHRRRAYQILRDELRNKRQAYVVYPLVEESEKTDLQAAIQGVEQLRNGEFSEFSVGLLHGRMKAAEKEKVMADFKAGNIQLLVATTVIEVGVDVPNATMMMIEHAERFGLAQLHQLRGRVGRGSHQSYCLLMAANLGPRKTQLGRHSGDNHESVSTARERLEALVRSNDGFVIAEDDLRIRGPGEFFGLRQWGMPEFRVANLVRDGDLLQQARQEAFSLLKADPGLKEQAHEELREAMLRKWEKKLELGSIS
- a CDS encoding Ppx/GppA family phosphatase — encoded protein: MTASSRRTFRLAGIDIGTLTCRLLIADSSHGAPLKELRSDRRILRLGEGVDQTKRLSSAAMDRVIDCLCEWRNVIDGYHVEGSSVVATSAVRDASNRDEFLQRVTREAGFEVEIIAGDEEARRTLLGIRSGLPTGVTDILALDIGGGSTEFILDRPGQPSTVRSIDIGVVRLCERMLHHDPPTAEEIQRAGHWIQRETEVAVAEMSRPAGLTFVGTAGTITSLAAMAQQLPFYESARIHNYVLKLETIRELEHTLLSRTKAERVGLPGLEKNREEVIAAGAIIIRTIMETLGQQACLVSDLGLREGVLIDLARRLTVR